The Sander vitreus isolate 19-12246 chromosome 5, sanVit1, whole genome shotgun sequence genome includes a region encoding these proteins:
- the LOC144517914 gene encoding fibroblast growth factor receptor 1-A-like, which yields MSAVWLKLTTILCLSCTAALSGPVSVETQAELFTLYLGERLELSCSAKDSLHAVNWTKDHVAVVDGEHARIRNGQLEIETVELTDSGLYACTTFGNHSVYFNVTVDTLASSEADDEDEESLSEENKPSGSQKLLPMAPQWAHPEKMEKKLHAVPASKTVKFRCQASGNPPPTLKWYKNGKEFKREHRIGGFKVRDHVWTIIMEFVVPSDKGNYTCVVENQYGSINHTYQLDVVERSPHRPILQAGLPVNRTAVVGSDVEFECKVFKDVRDNPQPHIQWLKHIELNGSRVGPDGLPYVRVLKTAGLSTTDKEMEILQLRNVSFDDAGEYTCLAGNSIGFSHQSAWLTISEDSACDPSDNNLVLVIVVICAVLLLSIIMCVLIWIIIKRNVPTNDVYEDMCGTIRC from the exons TCTCTGTGGAAACGCAAGCAGAGCTGTTCACGCTCTATCTTGGGGAGCGTCTGGAATTGAGTTGCTCTGCCAAAGACTCCCTCCATGCTGTCAACTGGACCAAAGACCATGTGGCAGTGGTGGATGGAGAACACGCACGCATCCGCAATGGCCAGCTGGAGATTGAGACTGTGGAGCTGACGGACTCTGGCCTGTACGCATGCACCACCTTCGGCAACCACAGCGTCTACTTCAACGTCACAG TGGATACCCTGGCCTCATCTGAGGCTGACGATGAAGATGAAGAGTCTTTGTCAGAGGAAAACAAGCCGTCGGGCAGTCAAAAACTGCTGC CAATGGCCCCACAATGGGCTCATCCagagaaaatggagaaaaagcTTCATGCTGTCCCGGCCAGCAAGACGGTGAAGTTTCGATGCCAGGCCAGCGGCAACCCACCTCCCACTCTGAAATGGTACAAGAATGGCAAGGAGTTCAAGAGAGAGCATCGCATTGGAGGCTTCAAG GTCCGTGACCATGTGTGGACCATCATCATGGAATTTGTAGTACCCTCTGACAAGGGAAACTATACCTGTGTGGTAGAAAATCAGTACGGCAGCATCAATCACACCTACCAGCTCGACGTAGTCG AGCGCTCTCCCCACAGGCCAATCCTGCAGGCTGGCCTGCCAGTAAATCGCACCGCAGTGGTGGGCAGCGACGTGGAGTTTGAGTGCAAGGTGTTCAAAGATGTGCGAGACAACCCTCAGCCTCATATCCAGTGGCTGAAGCACATTGAGCTCAACGGGAGCCGAGTTGGTCCAGATGGTTTACCGTATGTCCGTGTCCTCAAA ACCGCTGGCCTTAGCACCACGGACAAGGAAATGGAAATCCTCCAACTGAGAAATGTGTCTTTTGATGACGCTGGGGAGTACACCTGCTTGGCTGGCAATTCTATCGGGTTCTCTCATCAATCTGCATGGTTGACCATTTCTGAAG ATTCAGCATGTGACCCATCAGACAATAATCTGGTCCTGGTGATTGTTGTGATCTGTGCTGTGCTGCTGCTTAGCATCATCATGTGCGTCCTCATATGGATCATCATTAag AGGAACGTCCCCACCAATGATGTTTATGAGGACATGTGTGGAACAATCAGATGCTAA